From Glycine soja cultivar W05 chromosome 4, ASM419377v2, whole genome shotgun sequence, the proteins below share one genomic window:
- the LOC114408149 gene encoding uncharacterized protein LOC114408149, whose translation MINPLSSSHMVNMEFISNAMILSFSILLLLPSTSYSLYQKPENHIKTAIFVTGSFEMGPGSIATKTFENIKFPRGHVGIKSFDAELVDQEGNSIPSYETYLHHWFAIKYHQNITMSPNPKLRRPEDAFFQRNEGTCNGGILPHYWGFGVESRGTTSKIPDPFAIEQGNPTKIKNGYEEKWLLNIMVIDTRGAQDKKACTQCRCDHMNLPKDFYNVTRDIHNQRLTTNYKGGLFCCQDNLQCKQIEGFQGSRRMVSLRYKISWVDWNIYQIPVKVYILDSTDKVRSNGSKILHDCLAEYTIPAGGGGDSPHVQKANIPMENGGYLIYGTAHMHSGVVNATLYGQDGRTLCTSTPKYGTGKEAGNEKGYLIGMSVCYPQPGSIKIHDGEILTLESRYKNEFRTGAMGHFYIYLAEELPQ comes from the exons atgatcaatCCTTTGTCTTCTTCTCATATG GTTAACATGGAGTTTATCTCTAATGCAATGATACTTTCATTCTCAATACTATTGTTGCTACCAAGTACATCATATTCACTATATCAAAAGCCTGAAAATCATATCAAGACAGCTATTTTTGTAACTGGGAGTTTTGAAATGGGACCAGGATCAATTGCAACAAAAACATTTGAGAATATAAAGTTTCCAAGAGGTCATGTTGGAATTAAGAGTTTTGATGCGGAACTAGTTGACCAAGAAGGGAACTCTATACCTTCGTATGAAACATACCTTCATCATTGGTTTGCAATAAAGTACCACCAAAATATTACCATGTCACCTAATCCTAAGCTTCGTCGTCCTGAGGATGCTTTTTTCCAAAGAAACGAAGGCACATGTAATGGTGGCATTCTTCCACATTATTGGGGATTTGGAGTAGAATCACGAGGAACAACCTCAAAAATTCCCGATCCTTTTGCTATAGAACAAGGTAACcccacaaaaattaaaaatggatatGAGGAGAAATGGTTGCTCAACATCATGGTCATTGATACACGTGGTGCACAAGATAAGAAAGCTTGCACTCAATGTAGATGTGACCATATGAATCTCCCGAAGGACTTTTATAATGTCACAAGGGATATACATAACCAAAGATTGACTACAAATTATAAAGGAGGTCTCTTTTGTTGTCAGGACAACTTACAATGCAAGCAAATAGAGGGTTTTCAAGGTTCAAGGAGAATGGTTTCCTTAAGATACAAAATTAGTTGGGTTGATTGGAACATATACCAAATACCAGTTAAGGTTTACATACTTGATTCCACCGACAAAGTGAGGTCAAATGGTTCCAAAATACTTCATGATTGTCTG GCAGAGTATACCATTCCagctggtggtggtggtgattctCCTCATGTCCAAAAAGCAAACATCCCAATGGAAAATGGAGGTTATCTAATTTATGGCACTGCTCATATGCATTCAGGTGTTGTAAATGCAACTTTATATGGACAG GATGGAAGGACTTTATGTACATCAACACCAAAATATGGAACAGGAAAAGAGGCTGGAAATGAGAAAGGTTATCTCATTGGAATGTCTGTTTGTTATCCACAACCGGGTTCAATCAAGATTCATGATGGTGAAATTTTGACTCTAGAATCTAGATATAAAAATGAGTTTCGTACTGGAGCTATGGGACATTTCTACATCTATTTGGCAGAGGAACTACCACaatga